In Alteribacter keqinensis, a single window of DNA contains:
- a CDS encoding putative bifunctional diguanylate cyclase/phosphodiesterase, producing the protein MLDFIIPDQLAMVTLAVAYLLCICTCFMCITHRLAFKDYTRKKQLGIVVIYGISFWVVHPLILLSERTVTLTETTILLMVLTVPLTCAALWVALAMGAKIEISSIQFLLGSFIIGTLIFTLDVTLYMLTFADTLDINGLILTYSYLLVGCIAGAVLRFLLILNNETELDEIKKWHFAGAVTIGIALASIPNVIKASLTVGKELTNLTLTFDSIFFALLINIVALIVLILVPDLLGDNQRKKTKLALLTNRAEYHSLFFNHPDAVFAIDQEERFIRMNETARQTLNQTEATLPPSLALKDVLKSRTYVKVKSYLKQAFDGIGSEFHLYTADDRYFQVTLLPLEFEGQTAAYAILKDQTDPKKYQEQIQHFAFHDDLTGLKNRRGFFVELEEINHPFSIVMIDFDHFKRINDIYGHDYGDLLLKELARRMKHRFLRPFSIARIGGDEFAMIYSGEDEEALVNACRKFLDDFSEPIQVGGRLCYMTPSIGFAHSIADEKPAAIVSYADYAMFQSKNNGRNQIQLFKPEMKERLERKKVLEKGLPHAILNDELFLVYQPILNTVSARIEAVEALVRWEHPKLGLISPGEFIPTAEDIGEIAHLEEWVVTTACEEVKKWNESLAEPVRLSVNLSMKHIEQTDIHLFVKDRLTQTGFSPEWMTIELTETTLMRREKETVKSIEKLKEMGVAVYLDDFGTGYSSLNYIMRLPLDGVKLDRLFLQKMKQDNEHYTLVHSLITMKHKLGLEVVAEGVETKDHLHMLEKMGCEKIQGYYIAKPLHHQVCLNMVKSGILPAAEIV; encoded by the coding sequence ATGTTGGATTTTATTATACCCGATCAGCTGGCAATGGTAACCCTCGCCGTTGCGTATCTGTTATGTATCTGTACATGCTTTATGTGTATTACACACCGCCTGGCATTCAAGGATTACACGAGGAAAAAGCAGCTTGGAATTGTTGTCATTTATGGGATCAGTTTCTGGGTTGTCCACCCTCTGATTCTGTTATCTGAAAGGACCGTTACCTTAACGGAAACGACCATTCTTCTTATGGTTTTAACGGTACCTCTCACCTGTGCGGCTCTTTGGGTTGCATTGGCTATGGGAGCAAAAATAGAAATTTCATCAATTCAGTTCCTCCTGGGCAGTTTTATTATAGGGACGCTAATATTTACACTTGATGTCACACTGTACATGCTTACTTTTGCAGACACCCTTGATATCAACGGATTGATTCTGACTTACAGTTACCTGCTGGTCGGATGCATAGCAGGGGCCGTACTTCGGTTTCTCCTGATCCTGAATAATGAAACAGAACTTGATGAAATAAAAAAATGGCATTTTGCCGGCGCTGTCACCATCGGTATTGCCTTAGCCAGTATACCGAATGTGATTAAAGCTTCTCTTACAGTGGGAAAGGAACTGACGAATTTAACCCTCACCTTTGACTCGATCTTTTTTGCCCTTCTGATCAATATTGTTGCGCTCATTGTTCTCATCCTGGTACCGGACCTGTTAGGAGATAACCAGCGTAAAAAAACAAAGCTTGCACTTCTGACAAACCGTGCAGAGTACCATTCTTTGTTCTTTAATCATCCGGATGCTGTTTTTGCTATTGATCAGGAAGAACGCTTTATCAGAATGAATGAAACGGCGAGGCAGACGCTTAACCAGACAGAGGCGACGCTGCCTCCTTCCCTTGCGCTCAAGGATGTATTGAAAAGCCGCACATACGTTAAGGTAAAAAGCTACCTCAAGCAGGCATTTGATGGAATCGGGAGTGAGTTTCATCTGTATACGGCAGATGACCGTTATTTTCAGGTGACACTTCTGCCGTTGGAGTTTGAAGGTCAGACGGCTGCTTATGCTATCTTGAAAGATCAGACCGATCCTAAAAAGTATCAGGAGCAAATCCAGCACTTCGCTTTTCACGACGACCTGACTGGCTTGAAAAACCGCAGGGGATTCTTTGTTGAACTGGAGGAAATTAATCATCCCTTTTCCATCGTGATGATTGATTTTGACCACTTTAAACGGATCAATGATATTTACGGACACGATTACGGTGACCTGTTGCTGAAAGAGCTGGCAAGACGAATGAAGCACCGGTTTTTAAGACCCTTTTCCATAGCCCGGATCGGCGGGGACGAATTTGCAATGATTTATTCGGGAGAAGATGAAGAGGCATTAGTCAATGCCTGCCGGAAATTCCTTGACGACTTTTCGGAACCTATTCAAGTAGGGGGCAGACTGTGCTACATGACACCGAGTATTGGCTTCGCTCATTCCATAGCAGATGAAAAGCCGGCTGCAATTGTGAGTTATGCAGACTACGCTATGTTCCAGTCAAAAAATAATGGCAGAAACCAGATTCAATTGTTCAAACCGGAAATGAAAGAACGTCTGGAGAGAAAGAAGGTGCTGGAAAAAGGCCTGCCCCATGCCATTTTAAACGACGAGCTGTTCCTCGTGTATCAGCCGATTCTTAATACAGTCTCAGCCCGGATAGAGGCAGTCGAAGCCCTGGTAAGGTGGGAACATCCCAAACTGGGCCTGATTTCACCGGGGGAATTTATACCGACCGCTGAAGATATCGGTGAGATTGCTCATTTGGAAGAATGGGTAGTGACAACGGCATGTGAAGAAGTGAAAAAGTGGAATGAGTCACTGGCCGAGCCTGTAAGACTGTCGGTAAATTTGTCCATGAAACATATTGAACAGACTGACATCCACCTATTTGTAAAAGACAGACTGACTCAAACAGGGTTCAGCCCGGAATGGATGACAATTGAGCTCACAGAAACGACTCTCATGAGAAGAGAGAAGGAAACGGTCAAATCCATTGAAAAGCTTAAGGAAATGGGCGTTGCAGTTTATCTTGATGATTTCGGCACAGGATACAGTTCGCTAAATTATATTATGCGTCTGCCATTGGACGGGGTTAAGCTGGACCGTCTGTTTTTACAGAAGATGAAGCAGGACAACGAACACTATACGCTCGTCCATTCTCTTATTACGATGAAACATAAGCTTGGCCTTGAAGTCGTTGCTGAAGGTGTGGAAACAAAAGATCATTTGCACATGCTTGAAAAAATGGGCTGTGAAAAAATACAGGGATATTATATTGCTAAGCCCCTTCATCATCAAGTGTGCCTCAATATGGTGAAATCAGGAATATTACCTGCAGCTGAAATTGTTTGA
- the aldA gene encoding aldehyde dehydrogenase, which produces MFGLTNSIYINGEFVESGSEEMIDVINPATEETIRQVVNGNEDDVEKAIDAACEAQKSWAHKPASERAEYLNVIADKLEENEESFARLLTEEQGKTLALSTGEIQMTVDYFRYMAGWARRIEGDVVPSDNPDENIIVLKKPIGVVTGIVPWNFPMMVLARKVAPAIVTGCTVVIKPSQQTPLTAIKFTELLHEHAGLPKGVFNLITGSGSSVGKELSSNNKVGMVSLTGSFPAGSKVMEAASEEIIKVNLELGGKAPAIVTEHADLDLAAEKVIESRIINAGQVCTNAERVYVHESMADAFIDKVTTKMRDLSFGNPLEEEVDFGPLVSKDQLEEVEEAVEKAKKDGADVLIGGKRADLEKGFFFEPAVITGVKQEMDIMQSEIFGPVLPIAVFSDLDEAIELANDSDYGLSSSIFSENYHEVMRAVNELKFGEVFVNREHFEAIQGFHAGWRQSGLGGADGKYGVEEYLQTTVAYMQYDKKRK; this is translated from the coding sequence GTGTTTGGTTTGACGAATTCGATCTATATTAACGGCGAGTTTGTGGAAAGCGGATCAGAGGAGATGATTGATGTTATCAATCCTGCTACAGAAGAGACGATCAGGCAGGTGGTAAATGGCAACGAAGATGATGTGGAAAAAGCAATCGATGCTGCCTGCGAAGCTCAGAAAAGCTGGGCACACAAACCTGCTTCCGAACGTGCGGAATATTTGAATGTTATCGCAGACAAGCTCGAAGAAAACGAAGAATCATTCGCCAGACTCCTTACTGAAGAGCAGGGTAAAACGCTTGCTCTTTCCACCGGGGAAATCCAGATGACTGTTGACTATTTCAGATATATGGCCGGCTGGGCAAGACGGATCGAAGGTGACGTTGTACCAAGCGACAATCCGGACGAAAACATTATCGTGCTGAAAAAACCAATCGGTGTAGTCACTGGTATTGTTCCGTGGAACTTTCCGATGATGGTTTTAGCAAGAAAAGTAGCTCCGGCAATCGTGACCGGCTGTACGGTTGTCATAAAGCCAAGTCAGCAGACACCTCTTACTGCGATTAAATTCACAGAGCTGCTACACGAACATGCAGGTCTTCCAAAAGGGGTCTTTAACCTGATTACGGGATCAGGATCGTCTGTTGGTAAAGAGCTGTCATCTAATAATAAAGTCGGAATGGTAAGTTTAACAGGAAGCTTCCCTGCCGGATCAAAAGTGATGGAGGCGGCTTCAGAAGAAATCATCAAAGTGAACCTGGAGCTTGGCGGGAAAGCTCCTGCCATTGTAACAGAGCATGCAGACCTTGACCTTGCAGCCGAAAAGGTCATCGAATCCAGGATTATTAATGCAGGACAGGTATGTACAAATGCAGAGCGTGTGTATGTACACGAGTCGATGGCGGATGCCTTTATTGATAAAGTGACGACGAAAATGCGTGACCTCTCGTTTGGTAATCCTCTGGAAGAGGAGGTGGACTTTGGCCCTCTTGTAAGTAAAGACCAGCTTGAAGAGGTAGAAGAAGCGGTAGAAAAAGCAAAGAAAGATGGAGCCGATGTTCTCATTGGAGGGAAACGGGCAGATTTGGAAAAAGGTTTTTTCTTTGAGCCAGCCGTGATTACCGGTGTGAAACAGGAAATGGACATCATGCAATCAGAGATTTTCGGACCTGTTTTGCCAATCGCTGTTTTCAGTGATCTTGACGAAGCGATAGAACTTGCCAATGATTCCGATTACGGGCTTTCTTCATCCATCTTCTCAGAGAATTATCACGAGGTTATGCGTGCTGTTAATGAGCTCAAATTTGGAGAAGTCTTTGTTAACCGTGAGCATTTTGAAGCCATTCAGGGATTCCATGCAGGGTGGCGTCAATCAGGACTTGGCGGAGCTGACGGCAAGTATGGGGTAGAAGAGTATCTCCAGACAACTGTGGCTTATATGCAGTACGACAAAAAAAGAAAATAA
- a CDS encoding general stress protein yields the protein MEPLYKEFYNDEEVVSAVETLKSKGVDDDNVFILTHDDDRTDRVADNADANTVSLKQQGLDTSVKNVFRKKGDELRAQFEELGFSSDKAHSLEEKLDEGKVIVVVKDAPSDLVL from the coding sequence ATGGAACCATTATACAAAGAGTTTTACAATGACGAAGAAGTTGTAAGTGCTGTTGAAACGTTAAAAAGTAAAGGGGTAGACGATGATAACGTGTTTATCCTGACACATGACGATGATCGTACTGACCGTGTTGCAGATAACGCAGACGCAAACACAGTCAGCCTGAAGCAGCAAGGTTTGGATACATCTGTTAAAAACGTTTTCCGTAAAAAAGGGGACGAGCTCCGTGCCCAATTTGAAGAACTTGGTTTTTCAAGCGACAAAGCTCACAGCCTTGAAGAGAAGCTGGACGAAGGAAAAGTCATTGTAGTCGTTAAAGATGCACCATCTGATTTAGTTCTCTAG
- a CDS encoding spore coat protein, producing MKGYYVNNGRPVGCNFSQSPNSYYGGGWSPMSGKPHPLSCCKKEGSGDTIQNKTTQLSEELIVVRNSCDVTVTTTDTKAAVNLQAALQAAIVILISISVADSDQAERITDDLMQSVKSKQISYQQVIIEGSKNVNVTTTDTQILINIQLLVQLLILVSAQLNIA from the coding sequence ATGAAAGGTTACTATGTAAATAATGGAAGACCAGTAGGGTGCAACTTTTCCCAGTCTCCCAACAGCTATTATGGAGGTGGCTGGAGTCCTATGAGTGGGAAACCTCATCCACTAAGCTGCTGTAAGAAAGAAGGTAGCGGCGACACCATTCAAAACAAGACAACTCAGTTGTCTGAAGAGCTTATTGTTGTGCGCAACTCCTGTGATGTTACTGTAACAACTACCGACACAAAAGCAGCTGTCAACCTTCAGGCCGCTCTTCAGGCAGCCATTGTGATCCTGATCAGCATTTCTGTTGCTGACTCTGATCAAGCGGAAAGAATTACTGACGACTTAATGCAGTCTGTGAAGTCAAAACAAATCTCCTACCAGCAAGTCATCATTGAAGGCTCAAAAAATGTTAACGTTACTACTACAGACACTCAAATCCTCATCAACATCCAGCTTCTCGTTCAACTTCTTATTCTCGTCTCCGCCCAGCTTAACATCGCCTAA
- a CDS encoding YjcZ family sporulation protein: MYNNTFAFVVVIFILLVIVGCTCNF, translated from the coding sequence ATGTATAATAACACATTCGCTTTTGTGGTTGTAATCTTTATACTGCTTGTTATTGTAGGCTGCACTTGTAACTTTTAG
- a CDS encoding YjcZ family sporulation protein: protein MGYYNGNGFALILVLFILLVIIGCSCFNG from the coding sequence ATGGGCTACTACAACGGAAACGGCTTCGCTTTAATTCTTGTGCTGTTCATTCTTTTAGTAATCATCGGCTGCTCTTGCTTTAACGGTTAA
- a CDS encoding extracellular solute-binding protein, whose protein sequence is MKKWFMTGSLALMALGIAACGSDNEEGSADGDNGSEDDAAVEETGELVVYSSRNETFVNELLAKFEEDTGIEVQAFHGDDNAINRLKTEAEAGNISADIFISNDVGALEHLKMEGLLQESDPENIESIDENYRADDNSWFALSARTRVLMYNKDLISEDEMPQNIWDLTDEQYADEFAITRGGNGGMIGHVSALRQEWGDEKTSEWLEAISENAGTILEGHGDIRRAVGSGEFKFGLVNNYYYHQQLQEPTDNNVGVIYPDQGDDEMGAVVNAAGIGYIADNPNQHSAEVFLDWILENENQREFSYNSLEVPINPEVEAVEGAASIDDYKTHDMPLSQLGEVWEDTRTLIEQSGLDLEIR, encoded by the coding sequence ATGAAGAAGTGGTTTATGACAGGGTCACTGGCCCTTATGGCTCTTGGGATTGCGGCTTGCGGTTCTGATAATGAAGAGGGATCTGCAGATGGAGATAACGGATCTGAGGATGACGCAGCTGTTGAGGAAACAGGAGAACTGGTTGTTTATTCATCCCGTAACGAAACTTTTGTTAACGAACTTCTGGCAAAGTTTGAAGAAGATACAGGCATTGAAGTTCAGGCATTTCACGGTGATGATAATGCAATCAACCGTTTGAAGACAGAGGCAGAAGCTGGAAATATCTCGGCAGACATCTTCATTTCCAACGATGTTGGTGCCCTGGAGCACTTGAAAATGGAAGGACTCCTTCAGGAATCAGATCCTGAGAATATCGAATCAATTGATGAAAACTACCGGGCTGACGATAACTCCTGGTTTGCCCTTTCGGCCCGTACACGTGTATTAATGTACAACAAGGACCTTATCTCAGAGGACGAGATGCCGCAAAACATCTGGGATCTTACGGATGAGCAGTATGCAGACGAATTTGCCATTACCCGCGGTGGTAACGGTGGAATGATCGGTCATGTGTCGGCTCTCCGTCAGGAATGGGGAGACGAAAAAACAAGTGAATGGCTGGAGGCAATCAGTGAAAATGCTGGCACCATCCTTGAAGGACACGGAGACATCCGCCGTGCTGTCGGCTCCGGAGAATTCAAATTCGGTCTTGTAAACAACTACTATTATCACCAGCAGCTTCAAGAGCCAACGGACAATAACGTAGGTGTCATCTATCCCGACCAGGGAGATGATGAAATGGGAGCGGTTGTAAACGCAGCAGGTATTGGTTATATTGCTGACAACCCAAACCAGCACAGCGCTGAAGTTTTCCTGGACTGGATCCTTGAAAACGAAAACCAGCGTGAGTTCTCATATAACTCTCTTGAAGTACCGATTAACCCTGAAGTAGAAGCGGTTGAAGGTGCAGCATCCATTGATGATTACAAAACCCATGACATGCCGCTGAGTCAGCTTGGTGAGGTGTGGGAAGATACACGTACCTTGATTGAGCAGTCAGGACTCGATCTGGAAATCCGCTAG
- a CDS encoding LacI family DNA-binding transcriptional regulator has product MVTILDIAKLADVSRTTVSRVLNDSGYVSEKARSRVLEAIEQTGYIPSEQAKSLRTKKTKVIGVILPKISTETASRVVNGIDDILREKGYQILLSNANLQVDKEIEQMKLLESRRVDGIILLATNIQQKLLSAIKELKVPLVALGQDIPDVPSVVYDDYHAAKDLTNAIIDRGHKRIGFIGVPETDRAVGYLRKEGYLDAMNEKGLAVEKSWIQKGKFDIESGRRAMKRILSESKEVPTATFAVTDRLAIGAMEFLKEQHISVPDEMAMAGIGASEISSYITPPLTTVDYNNENAGMETAKLLLEKINGNAGKMRKLSMDYRLMIRDSLR; this is encoded by the coding sequence ATGGTTACGATTTTGGATATTGCAAAGCTTGCAGATGTGTCCAGAACGACAGTGTCAAGAGTCCTCAACGACTCGGGATATGTAAGTGAGAAAGCGAGATCCCGGGTTCTCGAAGCGATTGAGCAGACGGGATACATTCCAAGCGAACAGGCGAAATCCCTGCGGACAAAAAAAACGAAGGTTATCGGCGTGATCCTGCCGAAGATCAGTACGGAAACAGCGAGCAGAGTGGTGAATGGGATTGACGATATTTTAAGAGAAAAGGGATACCAGATTCTTTTATCCAATGCCAACCTTCAGGTAGACAAGGAAATTGAACAGATGAAGCTTCTTGAGAGCAGACGGGTTGATGGGATCATCCTCCTGGCTACGAATATCCAACAGAAACTTCTCAGTGCCATAAAGGAATTGAAGGTTCCCCTCGTTGCACTCGGCCAGGATATCCCGGATGTCCCGTCAGTCGTTTATGATGATTATCACGCAGCGAAAGACCTTACGAATGCCATTATTGACCGGGGTCATAAACGAATCGGTTTCATCGGGGTCCCGGAAACAGACCGTGCTGTCGGATATCTCAGGAAAGAAGGCTACCTCGATGCTATGAATGAAAAAGGTCTGGCTGTTGAGAAGTCTTGGATTCAAAAAGGGAAGTTTGACATTGAATCAGGCAGGCGTGCGATGAAAAGGATCCTTTCTGAGAGCAAGGAGGTTCCCACAGCCACTTTTGCCGTAACAGACCGTCTGGCCATAGGTGCCATGGAGTTTTTAAAAGAACAGCATATTTCTGTCCCTGACGAAATGGCTATGGCCGGTATAGGCGCATCTGAAATTTCCTCGTATATTACGCCTCCCCTGACTACAGTGGATTACAATAATGAAAATGCGGGAATGGAAACTGCAAAGCTGCTCCTTGAAAAAATTAACGGTAATGCAGGTAAAATGAGAAAATTATCGATGGACTATAGACTTATGATAAGAGATAGTTTAAGATAA
- a CDS encoding sucrose-specific PTS transporter subunit IIBC, which translates to MSENRKIAEELIEAIGGKENIDSVAHCATRLRIMVNDKEKIDQKRVEEIDKVKGAFYNSGQYQVIFGTGTVNRIHEEVINLGASESSKGEQKEQQKKQGNAFQRAIRTFGDVFVPIIPVLVATGLFMGLRGLLTQEEILAVFGLAPEDISENFLLFTQVLTDTAFAFLPALVAWSAFRVFGGSPIIGIVLGLMLVSPALPNAWDVAENPDLALEFLGFIPVIGYQGSVLPAFIAGFVGAKLERWIRKRVPEALDLILTPFLTLLIMITLALFIIGPVFHAVEAAVMAATTALLNMPFGISGLIIGGLHQIIVITGVHHIFNFLEIQLLNELAENPFNAIISCAIAAQGAAALAVGLKTKSKKLKALALPSSFSAFLGITEPAIFGVNLRYMKPFIMGLVGGAAGGFFASLVGLAGSGMAVTVIPGTLLYLGPEIFFYLLANLIAAGVAFTLTYLFGFTDKMKEEMDS; encoded by the coding sequence ATGTCAGAAAATCGTAAAATTGCAGAAGAACTGATTGAAGCGATCGGCGGAAAAGAAAACATTGATTCCGTTGCTCACTGTGCTACGCGGTTGCGCATCATGGTCAATGATAAGGAAAAGATTGATCAGAAAAGAGTAGAAGAGATTGATAAGGTCAAGGGAGCTTTCTATAACTCCGGTCAGTACCAGGTTATTTTCGGTACAGGAACAGTCAACAGAATTCACGAAGAGGTCATAAACCTCGGTGCTTCCGAGTCTTCCAAAGGGGAGCAGAAAGAGCAGCAGAAAAAGCAGGGGAATGCTTTCCAGCGGGCAATCCGTACGTTTGGTGATGTGTTTGTACCGATTATCCCGGTTCTTGTTGCAACAGGTTTATTTATGGGTCTTCGCGGCCTGCTTACCCAGGAAGAAATCCTGGCTGTTTTTGGCCTGGCACCTGAAGATATTTCGGAAAACTTTCTGTTATTCACACAAGTATTAACAGACACTGCATTTGCCTTTCTGCCGGCGCTTGTAGCCTGGTCGGCGTTCAGAGTATTCGGAGGAAGTCCGATCATCGGTATTGTCCTTGGTCTGATGCTTGTGAGTCCGGCACTTCCTAACGCCTGGGATGTTGCGGAGAACCCGGATCTTGCATTAGAATTCCTCGGCTTTATCCCGGTTATCGGATATCAAGGGTCTGTACTTCCAGCCTTCATTGCCGGTTTTGTAGGTGCGAAGCTTGAGAGATGGATTCGAAAGCGTGTACCGGAAGCACTGGACTTGATTCTTACACCTTTCCTGACGTTACTGATTATGATCACACTTGCTCTGTTTATTATCGGACCTGTCTTCCACGCAGTGGAAGCTGCAGTTATGGCAGCAACGACAGCACTGTTGAACATGCCGTTCGGTATCAGTGGTCTGATCATTGGTGGACTTCACCAGATTATCGTTATTACAGGTGTGCACCACATCTTTAACTTCCTTGAAATTCAGTTGTTAAACGAGCTTGCAGAAAACCCGTTTAACGCTATTATCTCCTGTGCGATTGCCGCACAGGGTGCAGCTGCGCTGGCAGTAGGGTTAAAAACAAAATCCAAGAAACTTAAAGCGTTGGCACTGCCGTCATCATTCTCCGCTTTCCTGGGTATTACCGAGCCTGCAATCTTCGGTGTAAACCTTCGATATATGAAACCTTTTATTATGGGTCTTGTAGGCGGAGCGGCAGGAGGATTCTTCGCCTCACTTGTAGGACTGGCTGGTTCAGGAATGGCTGTAACCGTTATACCGGGAACACTTCTCTACCTGGGGCCTGAGATCTTCTTCTACCTCCTTGCAAACCTTATTGCAGCAGGTGTTGCGTTCACACTGACGTACCTATTTGGCTTTACTGATAAAATGAAAGAAGAAATGGATAGCTAA
- a CDS encoding helix-turn-helix domain-containing protein — protein sequence MGEVGNRIKKYRLRKGYSISRLAEESGIAKSYISFLERDQRKNPSVETLKKLSKVLKIPLELLMVDEERESILEVLDDEWLGLIKEAKESGVSKEEVRNYIRFIQYNKWHDNKDSKNPEK from the coding sequence ATGGGAGAAGTCGGAAATCGTATAAAGAAATATCGTCTCAGAAAAGGCTACTCAATATCACGACTGGCTGAAGAGAGCGGAATAGCGAAATCTTATATCAGCTTCCTGGAGCGTGATCAACGTAAGAATCCATCCGTAGAGACGTTGAAGAAACTTTCCAAAGTACTGAAGATTCCACTTGAACTGTTAATGGTAGACGAAGAGAGAGAATCGATTCTTGAAGTATTGGACGACGAGTGGCTCGGACTTATCAAGGAAGCAAAAGAGAGCGGTGTGAGTAAAGAAGAGGTAAGAAACTACATCAGGTTTATTCAGTATAACAAATGGCACGACAATAAAGATTCCAAAAATCCGGAAAAGTAA
- a CDS encoding BCCT family transporter produces the protein MNLNVSKYQYETKKPSIVFYISATLVALFVLWGALGPASLDAFSGEALGFTLDNFGWFYMLSTAFFIAFVLFLAISPFGRLRLGKPDERPEYSFYTWIGMLFSAGIGVGFVFWGVAEPALYYLDPHPDFANADMASQADAGLRYAVFHWALHPWAIFSLVALTLGYVQFRKDQPALISSAFQPLLGDRTQGAFGKGIDTLAVLATSTGVATTFGLSAMQITGGLSYLTDGAIPNTGFTNFVIIFIVTILFIFSAATGVNKGIRILSIINLTIAAILLIFVIAMGPTLFIAESVVTTIGGYLANVTQMSLDLDPFGEGEWLGTYTIFFWAWHISWAPFMGIFIARISRGRTIREFVAGVLIVPSLLGAIWFTAFGGTALDMIIGGNDQLGDLVLDNVEVALFATLGELPLGMIMSALAVLLILIFFITSADSASYVLGAMTSNGSLEPRLSVKVIWGFLIAGTASVLLISGGLEGLQTASIVAALPFAIIMVVMIFSLLIMMGRDIKVEQKRRSKRQTKRVKEEVYGDMHDNMKDRVYEDLKEDMYEDIKEEVYDDIKEEVYEDIKEEVYEEFKERVYEDLREDLGDQLNGELETPESEPKKPDVDPEDKK, from the coding sequence ATGAACCTAAATGTGAGCAAATACCAATACGAAACGAAGAAACCTAGTATTGTTTTCTACATCTCAGCAACATTGGTAGCCCTTTTCGTATTATGGGGTGCCCTTGGTCCGGCGTCACTGGACGCATTTTCAGGGGAGGCCTTAGGCTTTACACTCGATAACTTCGGCTGGTTCTACATGCTTTCCACAGCCTTTTTCATCGCTTTTGTACTCTTTTTAGCCATTAGTCCGTTTGGAAGACTGAGGCTTGGAAAACCTGATGAGAGACCTGAATATAGTTTTTACACCTGGATCGGCATGCTTTTCTCAGCCGGTATCGGTGTAGGATTTGTTTTCTGGGGTGTGGCAGAGCCCGCTCTTTACTATCTGGATCCCCACCCGGATTTTGCAAATGCAGACATGGCCTCTCAGGCTGATGCAGGCCTGCGCTATGCGGTTTTTCACTGGGCACTCCATCCTTGGGCCATTTTCTCTCTGGTTGCTCTGACACTTGGTTATGTACAGTTTAGAAAAGATCAGCCTGCACTTATCAGCTCTGCCTTCCAGCCTCTGTTAGGAGACCGAACACAAGGAGCGTTTGGAAAAGGTATCGATACGCTGGCTGTACTCGCTACTTCAACAGGGGTTGCGACAACATTTGGTTTAAGTGCCATGCAAATTACAGGGGGACTCTCATACTTAACCGACGGTGCGATTCCCAATACCGGATTTACTAACTTTGTGATTATCTTTATTGTAACGATTTTGTTTATTTTCTCCGCTGCTACCGGAGTAAACAAAGGAATCCGTATTTTAAGTATAATCAACTTAACAATCGCAGCGATCCTGCTCATCTTTGTCATTGCAATGGGACCAACACTTTTCATCGCCGAAAGCGTTGTAACGACAATTGGCGGGTACTTAGCAAATGTAACCCAAATGAGTCTCGATCTTGATCCTTTTGGAGAAGGTGAATGGCTTGGGACCTATACGATTTTCTTCTGGGCATGGCATATTTCCTGGGCTCCGTTTATGGGTATTTTCATCGCAAGAATCTCCCGCGGACGTACAATCCGTGAGTTTGTTGCCGGGGTGTTAATTGTTCCTTCTTTACTTGGAGCAATCTGGTTCACCGCGTTCGGCGGAACGGCACTGGATATGATTATCGGCGGTAACGACCAGCTCGGTGACCTTGTCCTTGATAATGTAGAGGTAGCTCTTTTCGCAACATTAGGTGAGTTGCCTTTGGGAATGATTATGAGTGCCCTGGCTGTACTGCTGATTCTGATCTTCTTTATTACATCAGCAGATTCCGCTTCGTATGTCCTTGGTGCAATGACAAGTAACGGCAGCCTTGAGCCACGCCTTTCCGTAAAAGTAATCTGGGGCTTCCTGATTGCCGGGACAGCAAGTGTGCTATTAATCAGCGGCGGATTGGAAGGCCTGCAAACTGCCTCCATTGTGGCAGCCCTCCCATTTGCAATCATTATGGTTGTTATGATCTTCTCGTTATTGATCATGATGGGACGGGACATAAAAGTGGAACAGAAACGCCGCTCCAAACGTCAGACTAAGCGCGTAAAAGAAGAAGTATACGGTGACATGCATGACAACATGAAAGACCGTGTCTATGAAGACCTGAAAGAAGACATGTATGAAGACATTAAAGAAGAAGTATACGATGATATAAAAGAAGAAGTCTATGAAGATATTAAGGAAGAAGTATACGAAGAATTTAAAGAACGTGTCTACGAAGATCTTCGGGAAGATCTGGGCGACCAGTTAAACGGAGAGCTTGAAACGCCTGAGAGCGAACCGAAGAAACCGGACGTTGATCCTGAAGATAAAAAATAG